A genome region from candidate division KSB1 bacterium includes the following:
- a CDS encoding sodium-dependent transporter — translation MDQDNAKRGAWGSRIAFVFAAAGSAIGLGNIWRFPYVTGENGGAAFVLLYIGFVVLIGLPVMIAELSLGRATQLNPVGAFRKIVPKGLWKGVGMLGVLTGIGILSYYSVIAGWTVGYFFKTSGRHFAKALSSEESVELFTQFVGDPALNLALLLVFVTLTSMVVMGGISGGIERWVKILMPITAHSVDFTHPSLCHSARRR, via the coding sequence GTGGATCAGGATAATGCGAAACGAGGCGCGTGGGGGTCGAGAATAGCATTTGTATTTGCAGCCGCCGGCTCTGCGATCGGGCTGGGCAATATCTGGCGGTTTCCCTATGTCACCGGCGAAAACGGCGGCGCGGCGTTTGTACTTTTGTACATCGGATTTGTTGTGTTGATCGGACTGCCGGTGATGATTGCTGAATTGTCCCTGGGTCGGGCCACTCAGCTCAATCCGGTGGGAGCCTTTCGCAAAATCGTGCCCAAAGGCCTGTGGAAAGGTGTGGGTATGCTCGGTGTTCTGACCGGCATCGGTATTTTATCCTATTACTCGGTGATTGCCGGGTGGACCGTTGGATATTTTTTTAAAACTTCTGGCCGGCACTTTGCAAAGGCGCTCAGTTCCGAAGAATCAGTGGAACTGTTTACCCAATTCGTCGGAGATCCCGCTTTGAATCTGGCGCTTTTGCTTGTGTTTGTCACTCTGACCTCGATGGTGGTCATGGGAGGTATTTCCGGCGGTATCGAACGCTGGGTCAAGATATTGATGCCTATAACTGCTCATTCTGTTGATTTTACTCACCCTTCGCTCTGTCACTCTGCCCGGCGCCGGTAA
- a CDS encoding DUF5683 domain-containing protein, producing the protein MMRYTLVYIVLITALCSPSSALEADTDSSRSKDPRGAMLRSAIVPGWGQFYNGKWLKGTIIAGAQVGLITNAVVLHQYMKQADSESERDFYWDNRNLSLWWLGASVLYSMADAYVDAHLSDFDAGPELSLQRRTEPFAYTGELNHIYTVNVIFEIK; encoded by the coding sequence ATGATGCGGTATACTCTGGTTTATATCGTTTTGATCACCGCTCTGTGCAGCCCAAGTTCGGCTTTAGAGGCGGACACAGACAGCAGCCGGAGTAAGGATCCCCGGGGAGCCATGCTGCGATCGGCAATTGTTCCCGGATGGGGGCAGTTTTATAACGGCAAATGGCTGAAAGGTACGATTATCGCCGGCGCCCAAGTTGGTTTGATCACCAATGCTGTTGTACTGCATCAGTACATGAAACAGGCTGATTCCGAGAGCGAACGCGATTTTTACTGGGATAACCGCAACCTGTCGCTGTGGTGGCTGGGTGCGTCTGTGTTGTACAGTATGGCGGATGCTTATGTGGATGCACATTTATCCGATTTTGATGCGGGCCCTGAACTGTCTCTGCAGCGCCGGACCGAGCCGTTCGCGTATACCGGAGAACTGAATCATATTTATACTGTAAATGTCATCTTTGAAATAAAATAG
- a CDS encoding DUF1080 domain-containing protein, translated as MQAGNAGDIILIGPSSVTQADSVIRNEQGFDKAPRFEESSENPEGEWNTYSIVCDSAEMTVRVNGVLQNSVTDVSFISGPIGFQSEGSAIEFRNLYIEPLN; from the coding sequence GTGCAGGCCGGAAACGCGGGTGATATTATTCTGATTGGACCATCCAGTGTTACGCAGGCTGATTCGGTGATCAGGAACGAACAGGGCTTTGACAAGGCGCCGCGCTTCGAGGAGAGCAGTGAAAATCCTGAGGGTGAGTGGAATACCTATTCTATCGTATGCGACAGCGCGGAAATGACCGTGCGTGTGAATGGTGTGCTGCAGAACAGTGTGACGGACGTGTCCTTTATCAGTGGTCCCATTGGTTTTCAAAGCGAAGGTTCAGCAATCGAGTTCCGTAATCTCTATATTGAACCGCTGAACTAG
- a CDS encoding Gfo/Idh/MocA family oxidoreductase, which produces MGVLSRRSFIKGSAAAAMIVPASVLGGAKHTAPSEKLYLAGVGIGGVGKNYIKNVSSETIVALCDVDSEFAKPVFEAYPDARRFADFREMLDSMPEIDGVVIGTPDHTHAVVAMESIRLNKHVYCAKPLTRTVHESRLLTRAASESGVATQMSIQTNASEDHRILAEWIQDGAIGDVREAHLWSNRPIWPQGIERPEAIPSCPPYLDWNLWIGPAPYRHYHPDYHPFNFRGWYDFGAGALGDMGCHQFDPVIKALKLGFPESIYASSTALFEETFPKASIIYYNFPARDGMPPVELTWYDGGLKPERPEVLEAERKFGDWNGGILFIGNKGTILSSAVGRHPRIIPESKMQAYTRPPKTLSRSVGHYREWIDACKGGEPAGAQFGYGGPLTEVVLLGNIAVRRQKRLDWDADSGQFINDPEANNLLKEPYHNGWSLQS; this is translated from the coding sequence ATGGGAGTATTGAGCAGGCGCAGTTTTATAAAAGGTTCCGCAGCCGCTGCTATGATTGTCCCCGCCTCTGTGCTCGGCGGTGCAAAGCACACGGCTCCCAGTGAAAAATTATATCTGGCCGGTGTAGGGATCGGCGGAGTGGGTAAAAATTATATCAAGAATGTCAGCAGCGAAACTATTGTTGCACTTTGCGATGTCGATAGCGAATTTGCCAAACCGGTATTCGAGGCCTATCCGGATGCGCGCCGGTTTGCGGATTTTCGGGAAATGCTGGACAGCATGCCGGAAATTGACGGCGTGGTCATCGGGACTCCTGATCATACGCACGCGGTTGTGGCAATGGAATCTATTCGCTTAAATAAACATGTCTATTGCGCCAAACCGCTCACCCGAACTGTTCATGAATCCAGGCTCCTGACTCGTGCTGCCTCGGAATCCGGGGTCGCCACACAGATGAGTATTCAGACAAACGCTTCGGAGGACCATCGTATACTCGCTGAATGGATTCAGGACGGCGCCATCGGTGATGTGCGTGAGGCACATCTATGGTCGAACCGGCCCATATGGCCGCAGGGTATTGAGCGGCCCGAGGCCATACCCTCCTGTCCGCCCTATCTGGACTGGAACTTGTGGATCGGGCCGGCCCCGTATCGGCATTACCATCCCGATTATCATCCATTTAATTTTCGCGGTTGGTATGATTTTGGCGCGGGAGCGCTTGGAGATATGGGCTGTCATCAGTTCGATCCGGTGATCAAAGCTTTGAAATTGGGATTTCCGGAGAGTATTTATGCGAGTTCCACAGCTTTATTTGAAGAAACGTTTCCCAAAGCGTCGATTATTTACTATAATTTTCCCGCCCGTGACGGAATGCCACCGGTCGAGTTGACCTGGTATGACGGCGGCTTGAAACCGGAGCGGCCGGAAGTTTTAGAGGCTGAACGCAAGTTTGGCGACTGGAATGGCGGCATTTTGTTTATTGGAAACAAGGGCACCATACTCAGCAGTGCGGTCGGACGCCATCCCCGTATTATTCCTGAAAGTAAAATGCAGGCCTATACACGCCCCCCCAAAACCCTTTCCCGCTCCGTCGGCCATTATCGGGAATGGATTGATGCCTGTAAAGGCGGAGAACCGGCCGGTGCGCAGTTTGGTTATGGCGGCCCCTTGACAGAGGTAGTCTTGCTGGGCAATATTGCCGTTCGCCGACAAAAACGGCTGGACTGGGATGCCGATTCCGGTCAGTTTATTAATGATCCGGAGGCCAACAACCTGCTGAAAGAACCCTATCATAACGGCTGGTCGCTGCAAAGCTAA
- the gpmA gene encoding 2,3-diphosphoglycerate-dependent phosphoglycerate mutase: MYKLVLLRHGLSDWNLENRFTGWHDVDLAEKGKSEARKAAESLKDRGFQFDIAYTSLLKRAIRTLWIVMDELNQMWIPVIRDWRLNERHYGALQGLNKAETAAEHGEDQVLQWRRSYDVRPPALNESDERFPGHDPRYAEIDRSRLPKTECLKDTVQRVIEYWDERIVPDIRAGKRLIIAAHGNSLRALVKYLNQLNDDEIVKLNIPTGIPLVYELDDALKPMRHYYLAEESELQQAINSVAKQGKAK, encoded by the coding sequence ATGTATAAACTCGTACTTTTGCGGCATGGTTTGTCTGATTGGAATCTGGAAAACCGGTTTACCGGTTGGCATGATGTGGATTTGGCTGAAAAGGGTAAATCCGAAGCGCGCAAAGCCGCTGAATCGCTGAAGGACAGGGGATTTCAATTTGATATTGCTTATACATCGCTGCTCAAACGCGCAATTCGTACGTTATGGATCGTTATGGATGAGCTGAATCAGATGTGGATTCCGGTGATCCGCGACTGGCGTCTGAACGAACGCCATTACGGCGCGTTGCAGGGTTTGAACAAAGCGGAAACCGCAGCTGAACACGGTGAGGACCAGGTGCTGCAGTGGCGGCGCAGCTATGATGTGCGGCCGCCAGCCCTAAATGAATCGGATGAGCGGTTTCCCGGACATGATCCGCGCTACGCGGAGATTGACCGTTCCCGGCTGCCGAAAACAGAATGCCTCAAGGATACGGTACAGCGGGTGATCGAGTACTGGGACGAACGGATTGTACCGGACATCCGGGCCGGAAAACGTCTGATTATTGCTGCACATGGGAACAGTCTGCGGGCGCTGGTGAAATATCTGAATCAGCTAAACGATGATGAAATTGTCAAACTTAATATCCCGACAGGCATTCCATTGGTCTATGAACTGGATGATGCCTTAAAGCCCATGCGTCATTATTATCTGGCTGAAGAATCAGAGCTGCAGCAGGCCATAAACTCGGTGGCCAAACAGGGCAAAGCAAAATAA
- a CDS encoding FAD-dependent oxidoreductase: MTIHEKADISILGGGAAGLAVGYYAAKAGKSFTIFEAESRVGGLCKTNSFGPFYYDLGAHRQHGKDSSVIHEMKSILGSNLSAIDLPSQIYLDGQYYNFPLSPINLMKRLGIVDTLNAAAEFLRVRFQKQYLDDSFESFAVYRYGKYIAKQFLLNYSEKLWGLPACQLSTDISGKRLEGLSLSSFIIESLTTSKIKARHLDGTFYYPEQGFGQITEKLAEYIDTASIRLNTRGTRDALHDDHRIHTLEINGEQKIQTGTVVSKLPLPDILNKLNPSPPPDILDFSRRLRYRSLILFVFLINQPSVTTCGTVYFPDSTVPFTRISEPKNCSVYMAPRNQTSLLIKVPWNQDTVLSKTVKVELISEIQLQLKKLRWVKPKHIIDVHVQRLNYAYPLLELGYEKKLKEIEQYLGRFTNLRRNGRSSLFQYIHFHDVMARGREIAREL; encoded by the coding sequence ATGACCATACATGAAAAAGCCGATATTTCGATTTTAGGCGGCGGCGCTGCAGGACTCGCTGTCGGTTATTATGCTGCAAAAGCGGGTAAATCGTTCACGATTTTTGAGGCCGAGTCCAGGGTGGGAGGGCTATGTAAAACAAATTCTTTCGGTCCATTTTATTATGATTTGGGCGCTCACCGTCAACATGGCAAAGATTCATCTGTAATTCATGAAATGAAAAGCATATTGGGATCAAATCTATCCGCGATTGATTTGCCGAGCCAAATCTATCTGGACGGTCAGTATTATAATTTCCCACTGTCTCCCATCAATTTGATGAAACGTTTGGGGATCGTAGATACTTTGAATGCCGCGGCAGAGTTTTTACGAGTCCGGTTTCAAAAGCAATATTTAGATGATAGCTTTGAATCGTTTGCTGTTTATCGGTACGGGAAATATATTGCCAAACAGTTTCTGTTAAATTATTCTGAAAAGCTATGGGGTTTGCCTGCTTGTCAATTGTCAACGGATATCAGCGGAAAGCGGCTGGAGGGATTGTCGTTATCTTCGTTTATCATTGAAAGCTTGACCACCTCGAAAATCAAGGCCAGGCATTTAGACGGTACGTTCTATTACCCGGAACAGGGATTCGGACAAATCACGGAAAAGCTGGCAGAATATATCGACACGGCATCAATTAGACTGAACACCCGGGGTACACGAGACGCGCTTCACGATGATCATCGGATTCATACCCTTGAGATTAATGGTGAACAAAAAATACAGACCGGAACGGTTGTCAGCAAATTGCCATTGCCGGATATCCTGAACAAGCTCAATCCGTCTCCCCCTCCCGATATACTCGACTTTTCCAGACGACTGAGATATCGCAGTCTGATCCTTTTTGTGTTTTTAATCAATCAGCCCTCTGTTACAACTTGCGGTACGGTATATTTCCCGGATTCAACCGTTCCCTTTACAAGGATTTCTGAACCTAAAAATTGTAGTGTATACATGGCGCCCCGCAATCAAACGTCCCTGCTGATAAAAGTCCCCTGGAATCAGGATACTGTTTTATCCAAAACAGTAAAAGTTGAATTGATTTCAGAGATACAATTGCAACTGAAAAAATTGAGATGGGTAAAGCCAAAACATATTATTGATGTACACGTTCAGCGTCTGAATTACGCTTATCCACTGCTGGAACTCGGTTATGAAAAAAAACTCAAAGAAATCGAGCAGTATCTTGGACGCTTTACCAATTTGAGACGGAACGGACGCAGCAGCTTGTTCCAATATATTCACTTTCATGATGTCATGGCAAGGGGAAGAGAGATCGCCCGGGAGCTTTAG
- a CDS encoding T9SS type A sorting domain-containing protein, producing the protein MKKANYILIVYLGIVCMLFSAPAFSYNLLHDDTPSFQQHKASEFIYTRPIVRIGDVIPSDRSPQQKSVETLQRVIRQAQAWYQEQMALYGFASKTFEFEKGSALAPTVNIIEVDKTAAYLRQNVWDRTIQAARAAGYNVSTERQVWLLIPEIHVQNSDGSVDGSFAYGSGGLDGRDAGIAMIGSDALAVMGLNGMNDDSFINGKIIPGLGPYPAKFPVHWGSTVSKVTSLNMGAILHALGHAFGLPHDDRIDLYAFGHLMSSSYRSVRSAFYPNRYPNEASLLSWGAALRLDVSHYFNLSLGDNEGPNVIGKVRNTSPINGKLVFEYFIDDPNGLSCMFLYNDFFRKGEKKLNGTSAKGTIEIYDYETGDSTTFEMWAYDKEGNLTIEEIQFAPTNGQNRAPYPSFLWTPFRPTLENGNRVEFYANLSSDPDHNNNQLLYEWDFDSDLIFDTQPSDKNSHINQYVNAGPHLIRLRVTDPAGATSTSPPLPIYIRETIPVELASFDAAVRNGQVYLAWSTESESKNYGFAIQKAVKADNPDWNTLDIVRGHGTSNSPHEYSYVDEQPGSGTLLYRLKQLDTDGAFTFTEAKEVQLQSYTAFQLLQNHPNPFNSSTLIRFNLEREEQVDFRLYNLQGQLVQSRDLGRLESGAHKIQLSADDLASGIYFYQIKSASQAAMKKLTILR; encoded by the coding sequence ATGAAAAAGGCTAATTATATTTTGATTGTATACCTTGGTATCGTATGCATGCTTTTTTCAGCGCCGGCATTCAGTTACAATCTGCTTCACGATGACACGCCGTCCTTTCAACAGCATAAGGCGAGCGAGTTCATTTACACGCGTCCCATCGTGCGGATCGGAGATGTCATTCCCTCAGACCGTTCTCCCCAGCAAAAAAGTGTTGAAACACTGCAACGGGTAATCCGACAGGCTCAGGCCTGGTACCAGGAACAGATGGCGTTGTATGGGTTCGCGTCTAAAACCTTTGAATTTGAAAAGGGCAGCGCCCTCGCCCCCACGGTCAACATCATAGAGGTTGATAAAACAGCGGCTTATTTGCGCCAAAACGTGTGGGACCGCACCATTCAGGCAGCCCGCGCCGCAGGATATAACGTGAGCACGGAACGTCAGGTGTGGTTGTTGATACCGGAAATACACGTCCAGAATTCAGACGGCAGTGTGGACGGGAGTTTTGCCTACGGCAGCGGCGGGCTTGACGGCCGGGATGCCGGCATTGCCATGATCGGCAGCGATGCGTTGGCCGTAATGGGTCTGAATGGCATGAATGATGACAGCTTTATCAACGGAAAAATTATTCCCGGACTCGGTCCCTATCCGGCAAAATTTCCCGTTCATTGGGGCAGTACCGTGAGTAAAGTGACGTCCCTGAACATGGGCGCTATTCTGCATGCTTTGGGTCACGCCTTTGGACTGCCGCATGACGATCGGATTGATCTTTACGCATTCGGGCATCTGATGTCCAGTTCATACCGCAGTGTGCGTTCCGCGTTTTATCCGAACCGCTACCCGAACGAAGCCAGTTTGTTATCCTGGGGCGCGGCATTGCGCCTGGATGTCAGTCACTATTTTAACTTGTCGCTGGGCGACAATGAAGGCCCGAATGTCATCGGCAAAGTGCGGAACACCTCGCCCATCAACGGCAAACTGGTGTTTGAATACTTTATTGACGATCCGAACGGATTGTCGTGTATGTTCCTTTACAATGATTTTTTCCGCAAAGGTGAAAAGAAACTCAATGGCACATCAGCAAAGGGTACCATCGAAATATACGATTATGAAACCGGTGATTCCACAACCTTTGAAATGTGGGCCTATGATAAAGAGGGAAATCTGACGATAGAGGAAATCCAATTTGCACCGACAAACGGTCAGAATCGCGCCCCTTATCCGAGTTTTTTGTGGACCCCGTTCCGCCCGACGCTGGAGAACGGCAACCGTGTGGAATTTTACGCCAACTTGAGCTCGGACCCGGATCACAATAACAATCAACTCCTGTATGAATGGGATTTTGACAGTGATCTGATCTTTGATACCCAGCCCTCAGATAAAAACTCGCATATCAATCAATATGTCAATGCGGGCCCGCATCTGATTCGACTACGCGTCACAGATCCGGCCGGCGCCACGTCCACATCACCGCCGCTTCCCATTTATATTCGGGAAACCATACCGGTGGAACTGGCATCATTTGATGCAGCGGTCCGGAATGGACAGGTATACCTGGCATGGAGCACGGAATCGGAATCCAAAAATTATGGCTTTGCTATTCAGAAAGCCGTCAAAGCTGACAATCCCGACTGGAACACTCTGGATATTGTCAGAGGCCACGGCACCAGCAACAGTCCGCATGAATACAGCTATGTGGATGAACAACCGGGCAGCGGAACCTTGCTGTATCGTCTCAAACAGCTGGATACTGATGGCGCTTTTACGTTTACAGAGGCCAAAGAAGTACAGCTTCAGTCCTATACGGCCTTTCAATTGTTACAGAATCATCCGAACCCCTTTAACTCATCCACGCTAATCCGGTTCAATCTGGAGCGTGAAGAACAGGTTGATTTCAGGTTATACAACCTGCAGGGACAACTCGTACAGTCCCGCGACCTCGGACGACTGGAATCGGGCGCACACAAGATACAACTCTCAGCGGATGATCTGGCGTCCGGTATCTATTTTTATCAAATCAAAAGCGCCAGTCAGGCTGCCATGAAAAAACTGACAATTTTGCGCTGA
- a CDS encoding HDIG domain-containing protein, which produces MTRDQAYALVKPRFSNKNLFKHVLAVEAVMRELAAHFGEDVETWGVAGLLHDMDYEETADTPEKHTLVTEELLKDQDVSQEIIHAIKCHNHKAERETLMDQALYAADPVTGLIVAATLMHPEKKLASVTTDFVMRRYKEKSFARGASREQIQTCKEFGLPLDEFLSISLNGMQQISDDLGL; this is translated from the coding sequence ATGACACGAGATCAGGCATATGCATTGGTAAAACCACGGTTTTCCAATAAAAATCTGTTTAAACATGTATTGGCCGTAGAAGCGGTGATGCGCGAACTGGCCGCTCATTTTGGAGAGGATGTGGAAACATGGGGAGTGGCCGGGCTTTTACATGATATGGATTACGAAGAGACCGCGGATACACCGGAAAAACACACTCTGGTGACCGAAGAACTGCTCAAAGATCAGGATGTGTCGCAGGAGATTATCCATGCAATCAAATGTCACAACCACAAGGCTGAGCGCGAAACTCTGATGGATCAGGCGCTTTACGCTGCAGATCCGGTGACCGGACTGATTGTGGCGGCAACCTTGATGCATCCCGAGAAAAAGCTCGCCTCGGTGACCACTGACTTTGTGATGCGCCGCTATAAAGAAAAAAGTTTTGCTCGCGGCGCCAGTCGGGAACAAATCCAGACGTGTAAAGAATTCGGTTTACCGCTTGACGAATTTCTTTCCATTTCCCTCAACGGAATGCAACAAATCAGTGATGATCTGGGATTGTAA
- a CDS encoding GyrI-like domain-containing protein has protein sequence MTMPGGKYAIGHFEIHTDGFGAAWNTLFGEWMPESGYQPAEGPCFKVCKTNCHEHPEGKHVIDIFGPVAPL, from the coding sequence ATGACGATGCCGGGCGGGAAATACGCTATCGGGCATTTTGAAATCCACACGGACGGATTCGGCGCTGCCTGGAACACCCTGTTCGGCGAATGGATGCCGGAGAGCGGTTATCAGCCGGCTGAAGGTCCTTGTTTTAAAGTCTGCAAAACCAACTGCCATGAACACCCGGAAGGCAAGCATGTGATTGATATTTTTGGTCCCGTGGCGCCGCTGTAA
- a CDS encoding RidA family protein produces the protein MQIIQTDKAPQAIGPYSQALRISAKDFIYTSGQLGLNPDTGELVSSSSADQCRQALKNIQAVLDDAGLTLFDVVKITVFLVDIADFQTVNDIFIQMFGEHKPARSVVQVAALPKNGRIEIEAIAAVRS, from the coding sequence ATGCAGATCATTCAAACTGACAAAGCGCCGCAAGCCATCGGACCCTACAGTCAGGCGTTGCGGATATCCGCAAAAGATTTCATTTACACCTCTGGTCAACTGGGCCTGAATCCGGATACAGGCGAATTGGTCTCCAGCTCTTCTGCTGATCAATGCCGTCAGGCCCTGAAAAATATTCAGGCTGTGCTGGATGACGCTGGATTGACATTGTTCGATGTGGTAAAAATTACTGTTTTTCTTGTGGATATTGCAGATTTTCAGACCGTGAATGACATATTCATTCAGATGTTTGGAGAGCACAAACCGGCACGATCCGTGGTCCAGGTGGCTGCGCTTCCGAAAAACGGTCGTATTGAGATCGAAGCCATTGCTGCGGTCCGCTCATGA
- a CDS encoding transposase has translation MATSHQIKRMFRKFSFVGQMIFRSLLLEMFIWRLIIEQPKEVILFGDSVVFDNDGAKKREGSNVTYKNKKGFQPMQISWGPYVVDALFRAGDVHCNHGSDFIKSVGRLVKAIRRRYKDVPIILLTDSGFMDDQNFRFFEQRLGIHYVCAGKYITILNNMLTILVMMLFVLIDRHGLLSNLLIASNHGRHFAVVFLPLRKLRKMVNSYLILHNRIQ, from the coding sequence ATGGCAACATCCCATCAAATCAAAAGGATGTTTCGCAAGTTCAGTTTTGTTGGGCAAATGATATTTCGGTCTCTTTTGTTGGAGATGTTTATTTGGCGACTTATTATTGAACAACCCAAAGAAGTTATTCTTTTTGGTGACAGCGTAGTTTTCGACAATGACGGCGCTAAAAAGCGTGAAGGCTCAAATGTGACCTATAAAAATAAAAAAGGATTCCAGCCTATGCAAATTAGTTGGGGGCCTTATGTTGTTGATGCGCTGTTCCGAGCCGGAGATGTTCATTGTAATCATGGCAGCGACTTTATAAAGTCAGTGGGGCGTCTGGTCAAAGCTATTCGACGTCGCTATAAAGATGTTCCAATCATTCTGCTAACAGACAGTGGTTTTATGGATGACCAGAACTTTCGGTTCTTTGAACAACGCCTTGGTATTCATTATGTTTGTGCCGGGAAATATATAACGATATTAAACAATATGTTAACAATCTTAGTTATGATGCTTTTCGTTCTTATAGACAGACATGGACTTTTGTCGAATTTGCTAATCGCCTCAAATCATGGAAGACATTTCGCCGTTGTATTTTTACCTCTCAGAAAGCTGAGGAAAATGGTCAACTCTTATTTGATTTTGCACAACCGGATTCAGTAA
- a CDS encoding sodium-dependent transporter codes for MILLTLRSVTLPGAGKGLQFYLNPDFSQITPVTVVMALGQALFSLSLGMGAMITYGSYISKTDNLIVSAGWVCLFDTAIAIMAGFLIFPALFAMNIDPEGGAGLVFVVLPTIFNEMPLGGIFGAGFFLLLSVAALTSTISLFEVCVSYLVDEHKWKRRKAALIVAAITIVFGIPSAISFGGVNWLSAIPGMGMGFLDLLNILLGNYSLTLGALLISVFVGYRWGIQAVRSEIEQHANIFYFRRAWTFLIRFVCPVAIFCIFVYIVATHNYF; via the coding sequence TTGATTTTACTCACCCTTCGCTCTGTCACTCTGCCCGGCGCCGGTAAAGGGTTGCAGTTTTATCTCAACCCGGATTTTTCACAAATCACTCCGGTTACAGTGGTCATGGCTTTGGGGCAGGCGCTTTTTTCCCTGAGTCTGGGTATGGGGGCTATGATCACCTATGGAAGTTATATATCCAAAACCGATAATTTGATTGTTTCCGCGGGCTGGGTGTGTCTGTTCGACACGGCCATTGCAATTATGGCCGGTTTTCTGATTTTTCCCGCGTTGTTTGCAATGAATATTGATCCGGAGGGCGGCGCCGGACTGGTGTTTGTGGTTTTGCCGACGATTTTCAACGAAATGCCTCTTGGCGGTATTTTCGGCGCCGGATTTTTTCTGCTGCTGAGTGTTGCGGCTCTGACCTCTACGATATCTCTATTCGAAGTTTGTGTCAGCTATCTGGTTGATGAACACAAGTGGAAACGCCGCAAAGCCGCCCTAATTGTCGCGGCGATTACCATTGTTTTCGGAATTCCCTCAGCTATCTCCTTTGGCGGTGTTAACTGGCTGAGCGCCATTCCCGGTATGGGCATGGGATTTCTTGATCTTTTGAATATTCTGCTCGGCAACTATTCCCTGACGCTCGGAGCACTGCTCATTTCCGTGTTCGTTGGATACCGGTGGGGAATACAGGCGGTTCGGTCTGAAATCGAGCAGCATGCCAATATTTTTTATTTCAGACGCGCCTGGACCTTTTTGATCCGGTTTGTCTGTCCGGTTGCTATTTTTTGCATTTTTGTTTATATTGTTGCAACTCATAACTATTTTTAA
- a CDS encoding DUF1080 domain-containing protein, which yields MNIKNISTGSVLMLGVFLILSGCAPEQQTEKHMLWNGKDFSGWTFYLADDSVTAENVWSVTDSSILCKGQPNGYMRTDSAYSNYKLNVEWRWLDEPSNSGVLLHIQAKTRSGRIVSNASAGRKRG from the coding sequence ATGAATATTAAAAATATCAGTACAGGTTCAGTCTTGATGTTGGGGGTGTTTCTGATTTTGTCCGGCTGTGCGCCGGAACAGCAGACTGAAAAGCACATGCTGTGGAACGGCAAAGATTTCAGCGGCTGGACATTTTATCTGGCGGATGATAGCGTTACTGCGGAAAATGTGTGGTCTGTTACGGACAGTTCTATCCTCTGCAAGGGGCAGCCGAATGGATATATGCGTACGGATTCAGCCTATTCAAACTATAAACTGAATGTGGAATGGCGCTGGCTGGATGAACCCAGCAACAGCGGTGTGCTGCTGCATATACAGGCGAAGACAAGGTCTGGCCGAATTGTATCGAATGCCAGTGCAGGCCGGAAACGCGGGTGA